In one window of Drosophila innubila isolate TH190305 chromosome 2L unlocalized genomic scaffold, UK_Dinn_1.0 4_B_2L, whole genome shotgun sequence DNA:
- the LOC117794479 gene encoding ring canal kelch protein, translated as MIALTALLTKYTIGIMSNLSNGNLQQNQQQQQQQQQQQQNVEAGAGAAAVPGMMMEPGAMPAPGLGIAVGVVQRQRLLIQQQQQQQHHQNPAAEGSCLLRYASQNSLDESSQKHIQRPNGKERGTVGQYNNEQHTARSFDAMNEMRKQKQLCDVILVADDVEIHAHRMVLASCSPYFYAMFTSFEESRKARITLQSVDARALELLIDYVYTSNVEVNEDNVQVLLTAANLLQLTDVRDACCDFLQTQLDASNCLGIREFADLHGCVELLNYAETYIEQHFNEVIQFDEFLNLTHEQVINLISNDRISVPNEERVYECVIAWLRYDVPLREHFTSLLMEHVRLPFLSKEYITQRVDKELLLEGNIVCKNLIIEALTYHLLPTETKSARTVPRKPVGMPKILLVIGGQAPKAIRSVEWYDLREEKWYQAAEMPSRRCRSGLSVLGDKVYAVGGFNGSLRVRTVDVYDPSTDQWANCSNMEARRSTLGVAVVNGCIYAVGGFDGTTGLSSAEVYDPKTEIWRFIASMSTRRSSVGVGVVNGLLYAVGGYDGFSRQCLSSVERYNPDTDIWSAVAEMSSRRSGAGVGVLNNILYAVGGHDGPMVRKSVEAYDFETNSWRSVAEMSYCRRNAGVVAHDGLLYVVGGDDGTSNLASVEVYCPDSDSWRILPALMTIGRSYAGVCMIDKPLUMEEQGALARQAASLAIALLDDENSQAEGTMEGAVGGAVYGNIVAGAVAVVATPPTPAQPSANHPHYENIYAPIGQPSNSNNNNINNNQVVANANAPANVDEAQQPPQQPQQPQQQPLLATEANQPQVPQQPQQQQAQQASPPQQARILPINSYRNDLYDRSATTSAAYDVPRAVRSGLGYRRNFRIDMQNGNRYGSGLRCAPHYASNRNNCQRQRSFDDTESTDGYNYPYANAMRYENIYEQIRDEPLYRTTAGSAGSRVPLYTRLDVLGHGIGRIERHLSSSCGNIDHYNLGGHYAVLGHSQFGTVGHIRLNANGTAAPSPSSVGASSCNVPNCQGYVGGGIGGAGTSAATAVGAATAAAAVTAGGMDYGNVKVPVKNSASSFFSCLHGENSQSMTNIYKTTAAALAAAHHTSPLTPNVSLERAARSASAGPATAAVSVATAAVAAEEQQVNAESVCSSTASIRPTGAIPKVKTASKVGKESSSTTATAAAATLSGGEKTATGATVKSATLAKKTTGGTTRSNSNESGNGTLNRISKSSLQWLLVNKWLPLWIGQGPECKVIDFNFMFSRDCVSCDTASVASQMSNPYGTPRLGLGPLPQDMMRFQGGCASAGTVRRDVNAAARPLHSNLSRLRCGAEKRPNNSTTGSYRYEDPSYENVHVQWQNGFEFGRSRECDASYNHQQQQQQRPLLQRARSESPTFSNQQRRMQRAAAQAQAATPKSSSKLADPFKNYELNADNNSFKPKQPTIELLDDLEGAVGGASAECVAELDVEPLEPMNLSDNETDTTTTATAATTTTTSTNNQQTANNNNANAHEAND; from the exons ATGATAGCTCTGACTGCATTATTAACCAAATACACGATCGGTATTATGAGCAATTTAAGCAATGGCAATTTGCAACagaatcaacaacagcaacagcagcaacaacaacagcaacagaatgTGGAAGCGGGTGCGGGTGCGGCTGCGGTGCCTGGAATGATGATGGAACCAGGTGCAATGCCAGCACCTGGTCTAGGTATCGCTGTGGGCGTGGTGCAACGCCAGCGTCTACTaatacagcaacagcaacaacaacaacatcaccaAAATCCTGCCGCCGAAGGAAGTTGTTTATTGCGCTATGCCAGCCAAAATAGTCTCGACGAGAGCTCCCAGAAGCACATACAACGACCCAACGGCAAGGAGCGCGGCACAGTGGGACAATACAACAATGAACAACACACCGCGCGCTCCTTCGATGCGATGAACGAGATGCGCAA GCAAAAACAACTTTGTGATGTCATTCTGGTTGCTGACGATGTGGAGATTCATGCACATCGCATGGTCTTGGCCTCCTGCAGTCCTTACTTCTATGCGATGTTCACCAGCTTTGAGGAATCCCGCAAGGCGCGCATCACATTACAGAGCGTGGATGCACGTGCTCTGGAGCTGCTCATCGATTATGTGTATACCTCAAATGTGGAGGTGAATGAGGATAATGTCCAGGTGCTGCTGACAGCCGCCAATTTATTGCAGCTCACCGATGTGAGAGATGCCTGCTGTGATTTTCTACAAACCCAATTGGATGCCAGCAATTGTCTGGGCATTCGTGAATTTGCCGATCTGCATGGCTGCGTCGAGCTCCTCAACTATGCGGAGACCTACATTGAGCAACATTTCAA CGAAGTCATTCAGTTTGACGAATTTCTGAATCTGACGCACGAACAGGTCATCAATTTGATATCCAATGATCGCATCTCGGTGCCAAATGAGGAGCGCGTTTATGAATGTGTCATCGCCTGGTTGCGCTACGATGTCCCCTTGAGGGAGCATTTCACATCCCTCCTAATGGAGCATGTGCGCCTGCCGTTCCTCTCGAAGGAGTACATCACACAGCGAGTGGATAAGGAGCTCTTGCTCGAGGGCAACATTGTCTGCAAGAATCTGATTATTGAAGCATTGACCTATCATCTGTTGCCGACGGAAACAAAGTCGGCACGCACTGTGCCCAGGAAACCGGTGGGAATGCCCAAGATTCTGCTGGTGATAGGCGGTCAGGCGCCGAAGGCTATACGCTCCGTGGAGTGGTATGATCTGAGGGAGGAGAAATGGTATCAGGCGGCCGAGATGCCGAGTCGTCGTTGTCGCAGCGGGTTGTCCGTGTTGGGCGACAAAGTCTATGCCGTAGGTGGCTTCAATGGATCCCTGCGTGTTCGCACTGTGGATGTCTATGACCCGTCAACGGATCAGTGGGCCAACTGTAGCAACATGGAGGCACGGCGCTCTACACTCGGTGTGGCTGTCGTTAATGGTTGCATCTATGCTGTCGGAGGGTTTGATGGCACCACCGGACTCTCCAGCGCAGAGGTTTACGATCCAAAGACTGAAATCTGGCGTTTCATTGCCTCGATGTCCACGCGTCGCAGTTCCGTGGGAGTTGGTGTGGTTAATGGTCTTCTATATGCCGTTGGCGGCTACGATGGCTTCTCTCGGCAATGCCTCTCCTCCGTGGAACGCTATAATCCCGATACGGACATCTGGTCCGCCGTTGCCGAGATGTCTTCCCGTCGCAGCGGTGCCGGCGTTGGCGTCCTCAATAATATCCTGTATGCTGTTGGTGGTCATGATGGTCCCATGGTGCGCAAATCTGTGGAAGCTTATGATTTCGAAACGAACTCCTGGCGCTCTGTCGCCGAAATGTCCTATTGTCGTCGCAATGCTGGCGTTGTTGCCCACGATGGACTCTTGTATGTGGTGGGCGGTGATGATGGTACCTCCAATTTGGCCTCCGTTGAGGTCTACTGCCCGGATTCAGATAGCTGGCGTATTTTACCAGCTTTGATGACCATCGGACGCAGCTATGCGGGCGTCTGTATGATAGATAAGCCCTTGTGAATGGAAGAGCAGGGCGCATTGGCACG cCAAGCAGCTTCGCTGGCCATAGCGCTGTTGGATGATGAAAATAGCCAAGCTGAGGGCACCATGGAGGGCGCTGTCGGTGGTGCTGTTTATGGCAATATTGTTGCTggtgccgttgctgttgtggcaacaCCGCCAACACCCGCACAACCGTCAGCAAATCATCCGCATTATGAGAACATCTATGCTCCAATTGGTCAgccaagcaacagcaacaacaataatattaacaataatcaAGTtgttgccaatgccaatgccccTGCTAATGTTGATGAAGCTCAACAGCCGccgcaacaaccacaacaaccccaacaacaaccactactGGCAACTGAAGCCAATCAGCCTCAAGttccacaacaaccacagcaacaacaagcacaacaagCTTCACCACCGCAACAAGCACGCATATTGCCCATTAATAGTTATCGCAACGATTTATACGATCGTTCAGCAACCACATCAGCTGCCTACGATGTGCCACGTGCGGTGCGTTCTGGTTTGGGATACAGACGCAATTTTCGCATCGATATGCAGAATG GCAATCGCTATGGCAGTGGTTTGCGCTGTGCACCACATTATGCCAGCAACCGAAACAATTGCCAGCGACAACGCAGCTTTGATGACACGGAATCCACAGATGGTTATAATTACCCCTATGCCAATGCGATGCGTTACGAGAATATCTATGAGCAGATACGAGACGAGCCGCTTTATCGCACCACAGCTGGTAGTGCGGGCAGTCGTGTGCCGCTCTACACACGCCTGGATGTTTTGGGTCACGGCATTGGACGCATCGAAAGGCATTTGAGTTCGTCGTGTGGCAACATTGATCATTATAATCTCGGTGGTCACTATGCGGTGCTGGGACACTCGCAGTTCGGCACCGTGGGTCACATACGTCTCAATGCGAATGGAACAGCTGCACCGAGCCCAAGTTCTGTTGGCGCCAGCAGCTGCAATGTGCCCAATTGTCAGGGCTATGTGGGAGGTGGTATCGGTGGTGCAGGTACAAgtgctgcaactgctgttggTGCCGCAACCGCCGCTGCAGCGGTCACAGCTGGCGGCATGGATTACGGCAATGTCAAGGTGCCGGTCAAGAATAGCGCCTCCTCGTTTTTCAGCTGCCTGCACGGCGAGAATTCGCAGAGCATGACAAACATTTACAAAACGACAGCGGCGGCCCTTGCTGCAGCACACCACACTTCACCACTTACGCCCAATGTATCCCTGGAACGGGCAGCACGCTCAGCATCCGCAGGACCTGCCACAGCAGCTGTATCCGTGGCAACTGCTGCAGTAGCTGCAGAAGAACAGCAAGTAAATGCCGAGAGTGTTTGCAGCTCAACAGCATCCATACGTCCAACTGGCGCCATACCCAAAGTAAAGACTGCCAGCAAGGTCGGTAAGGAGTCCAGCAGCACCACAGCaacggctgctgctgccaccttAAGTGGAGGCGAGAAAACTGCAACGGGAGCCACTGTAAAGAGCGCAACTTTGGCAAAGAAAACAACTGGAGGTACTACGCGCTCGAATTCGAATGAATCTGGCAATGGCACATTGAATCGCATCTCCAAATCCAGTTTACAGTGGCTGCTGGTCAACAAGTGGCTGCCCCTATGGATAGGTCAGGGACCCGAGTGCAAG GTGATTGACTTTAACTTTATGTTCTCGCGCGATTGTGTCAGCTGCGATACGGCATCGGTGGCGTCTCAAATGTCCAATCCTTATGGCACACCACGTTTGGGATTGGGTCCTTTGCCACAGGATATGATGCGTTTTCAGGGAGGTTGCGCCAGCGCCGGCACCGTGCGTCGGGATGTCAATGCCGCAGCTCGTCCCTTGCACAGTAACTTGAGCAGATTGCGATGCGGGGCCGAAAAGCGGCCGAATAATTCCACGACTGGCAGCTATCGCTATGAGGATCCATCGTATGAAAATGTGCATGTGCAGTGGCAAAATGGCTTTGAGTTTGGACGTTCAAGGGAATGCGATGCCAGCTATaatcatcaacagcagcagcaacagcgtcCGTTGTTGCAACGTGCCAGATCCGAGAGTCCAACATTCAGCAATCAACAGCGGCGCATGCAACGTGCTGCGGCACAAGCTCAGGCTGCGACTCCAAAATCCTCTTCGAAGTTAGCC
- the LOC117794480 gene encoding uncharacterized protein LOC117794480, producing the protein MNTMEKCVLVAVVLCCVLQTVYSIKCWDCRSDNDPKCGDPFDNSTLAITDCQQAPELEHLKGVRPTMCRKIRQKVHGEWRYFRSCAYMGEPGIEGDERFCLMRTGSYNIFMEYCTCNSKDGCNGAGLQRSNFVSVSLGTFAVGLVAHFLRQ; encoded by the exons ATGAACACAATGGAGAAGTGCGTactggttgctgttgtgctgTGCTGTGTGCTGCAAACAG TTTATTCGATTAAATGCTGGGATTGTCGTTCGGACAACGATCCCAAGTGCGGAGATCCCTTCGACAACAGCACACTGGCAATTACAGATTGCCAGCAGGCTCCCGAATTGGAGCATCTGAAGGGCGTACGTCCGACCATGTGCCGAAAGATCCGACAGAAGGTGCACGGGGAATGGCGTTACTTCCGGAGCTGCGCCTATATGGGCGAGCCGGGCATCGAGGGTGACGAACGCTTCTGCCTGATGCGCACCGGCAGCTACAACATCTTCATGGAGTATTGCACCTGCAACAGCAAGGACGGCTGCAATGGCGCCGGCCTCCAAAGGAGCAACTTCGTCAGTGTCTCCCTCGGCACCTTTGCCGTTGGCCTCGTCGCGCACTTCCTTCGACAGTAG